TCGACTTTCTCTCGACCTTctgtctttttctttgctcggcttcctccttctgcCTCGTGAGTCTTTCCTCCTGCTCGGCCAACCGCCTCTCTGCtagctttctcttttctctcaCCGCTTGGGGCACCGTTGGATCTGCCCACGTCTTGGCCACTTCAACATCAATCCTGGCTGTGTCTATAAAtgtcttgttgaagaatttcGCCGCTTTGAGCGCATCTTGTGAAGACTTGTAACCAATGAAAGCAAACTGCCTGGATTCTccatttctcttcttcataagCTTAACATCGGTCACGTTGCCCTCTGAGGCAAAATGCTTGCGTAACCTGTCCTCAGTGAGGTACTTCGGAAGCCCCTTGACGATCAAACGGGACATTTTGACGGCGTTGTCTTGATTCGATCTGGGGTACCTCAAGGTGATGAGCTGAAAAATGTATGGTACCCTCCCGAAATGCGCACTGCAGGTAAGCCCACTCACCCACTCgccatttttgcaaccatttcacCAGCTAAATACAACTTGTACAATTATCAATGGCGATGGAAATAGTTCAACATTTGggatttttctttgagcCTCACCCAACGGTCGAGTCGTCGCTTTACAAGCTTCGTGGCCTCGTGACCTTGTGGCTTTTGTTCAATTTGGTATGCTGGTACCACTACGTCTCCTTTTGTATGTCTCTTGTGGCCATCTTTCTCCCAGACTTGGCTGCATACACCAAAAGGTTGACGGCAAACTTCCTCTGGAGAGTTTGCATCTTTTTAAGTGAGCTAAACAGAGTGACCATCGAATGCACTGGCGACGAAAAAATCCGTTCAGCGCagttcttcttgccaatCACCAGCTGCTAGCTGACTACGTTGTAGTAGCAGCTCTAGCACATAAGTCGAGAAAAGACGCCAGCGGGAAGAAGCTCATACAGAGGGAGGCCACGCCTCAagtgaacttcttcacgtGGTTCACGTTGTCAAAGGCTCCGTCAGTAAAGACCCTCATCAACATGCTTCGGTGTAATGAGAACTGGGAACTTCAGCTGCAGCAGAGCGATAGGTTGTTCAGACGGGTGTGTGCTTCGAGTGCTCCAGAGTGGGTGGTGCTATTCCCAGAAGTGAATATTTGGACAGAGGAAACCGCATACTTGCAGTCGATCCACTCACGAAGGTACTTCCTTCCAAGAATGACGCTGGTGTTGTATCCAAGGTTTTCGAGTCTTTACAACACAGTTTGGctgttgaaaaaagagcGAGCTTTCACAAAAATCCCCAAATTCACAAATTTGTACGACTTGCTGATCGTGCACAGCAAGCCGGTGACCttgcttgagtttttctCATGCAAGGGAGGCCACAAAGTTGTCGTTAATGTCAAGCAGAGATCATTTCAGAAAGTGCCCCTTAGAAGGCcaaagttggagaagtggCTCGAAAGCTGCTGGGTGGAAAAGAACAAGCAGATCAGGGGCATGAAAAATACCCTCAAAACCTAATTGTTTATTCGTCTTGCATCAAATGTATAGGTAAGCTCTTGATCACAGAATACTGGTTCTCGTCTCGCTCGATTCTGTAGAAATTGTCGATGTAGCTTCCTCCGTTAATGTGGCTCAAGAATTTCTCGTCGTGAGTGATGACAATGAGCTGGAAATTCTTCTGGCTTTTTCTGACGTCGATGATGGTGTTGAGAGCAGTGGCAAGAGATTCGGCATTTTCGGTGTCCAAATTCGTCGTAGGCTCGTCAAGGGCAATCATACCACAGTTTGTGCCGAAGCACTCAGCAAGAGCTAGGCGAATCAAAATACTGGTAAGCACTTTCTGTCCAGCAGAACAGCGTCCTCTCATGTCCAACTCCGAGCTCTTCTTGTACATCACCACACGATAGTTGTAGGAGCGGCCACGACCCAGGGTATTGACATCACACTTTATCTCGATTCGATCGATATCTGTGCCCTTGTACGTCTGGTTCCAAAGCTCACGTAGAATCTTATTTATCTGGTCCATTTTCATACTATGGTATTTCATGATGGCATTATCAAGAGCCAGGGAGTATGTCTGCAAGTCTTTGGAAACAAGCATATTGGTTTGAAGCCTAATCCACTCCTTGTGATACATTTTTTCCACATCCTTAAACTCCGAGTTAAGCTCCTTTTGGAGCTGCTGGATCTGATCATTGATCTGCTTGACTTCACCGGCCTTCCCAAAATGCTGGCCGTTCAACTCAGCTATCTTGTCACGAAGATTCTTTGAAGCTGCTTGAtaattctctttttcaacttctgcaTTGGAGACATCAAGTTGGTCGATTTGCTCTCGAATAGCGTCAAGCTCTCTTTCTGTACTTCTGTATTGAAGATTATCTTCGATGTTCCTCCTAGTCTTTACTGCATCGTTGACAGCATCCTTTAACGTGGAAGTCTCCTTTTCGAGTGTTTTTCGCTGCTGGGCGAATGCCTGAATCTGCTGTCGAACTTCTTTCATCTTTGCAGCATTGTGCTCCACTTTGGGAAGATCCTCCACTTCAAAGGAAGAAATCTGCTGCTTAAGATCCGAGAGTTGAGCCTCCTTGTGAcgaatcttttgaagctccTCAAGCATGCTCGACTCTTCCTGTTGGCAGCGGTCTTTTAGCTGATTGCAAGCAGTCGTTGTATCATGAAGCCTTCTCTCGTACTCCTTTAGATTCTTCTGTACCGTTTTCTGCTTGTCCTCAAGGGCAGagattttctcttctgtcTCAGTGACTGACCTTTTGAGCGTCACGAGCTCATTCATcgagttcttcaagttgctGATTCGAAGTTCTTTGTCTTTGATCTGACTTTCGAGGCGAGCAAGATCTTTCTGCTTGACGTCCCTCTCATCCTTGGCAGAGGCGATGCTTTGTCTTAGCTTTTTGAGTTCGaagcttttttcttgttgagaCTTTTGCAATTCAGCCATCGACATGGCAGAGCCTCCGTCGCTGTCAAGCTCTTGctccacttcatcaatctGCTTTCTGATATGAGCAATTTCGTCCTTCAAGCGTGCAATATTGCTAATTGGCTGTTTGAGTATTGCTGCTTCATCGAGGGCGGTACGGAGAACATCTAAGCTCTCCTCCAACTTATCATGTTCCTGCTGAATTTCACTCAAAGCggctcttttcttttgaactTGCTCCTTGCAACTAGACACTTCGGAGATTAGTGAACGGTACTGTAAGACATCATACCTTATAGCATTCATCAGATCCAAATCTTTCTTCGTGGTGTCCACGTCTTCTTGTAATTTACTTGCCGTAACGGTATTGAGGTTCTGTTGCacttcattgatgaaagtgtcAAGTTCATCACTGGAGAAGCCTCTGTTACAAAGAGTGCAGCATTTGGACTGTTTGGCAATCTCAATTGCCTTGACTTTGAAACTCTTTGTGACATCGAATGTGTTGAGATTATAGGTGGCGGTGTTGAAATCTTCCTCCGtttccttcaccaactcttCATACTGTGGGATCTCGTCTTTTTCAATAATGTTGAGAATATTACTGGTGTGAGTAGCAAGGGACTTCTCTTGCTTGGACAAGCTTGCAGCGTCAGACTCCTCATTGGCCCTGAGCTTGTCCATCTGAGACTTTAGTGAGTTGAGCTTTGTTGTCTTTTCTGTCACTTCAGCTTGAGTCTCTGCCATAGTTTCCTGGAGACTCTTCTCGAAATCGCCGTCCAATTTTTTGCCTGTAACTTTCTCGAAGGCGCTCTCGTTTTGCTTGATATTCTTAGCGTGTACTTCCTCCTTGACGCTTAAAGAatccttgagaagatcaagtttACTCAACAAGTCTGCCTGCTTATTGGCATTGGTCAATTTCCTCATGAGATTATCAAGCTCATGCTCCAAAGCATTATGTCTCTCAGTGTCACGCTCAATGGTTTCAGAAAGGGCAATGGAGTTGTCGTCATTTTTCTTGCgctcaagcttcttccGGAGTGACTCGAGTTCTGCGTTTTCAATTGTGATGTTGTCTTCTGTAGCAGAAGAAGCGCTTGCTTTGGCATTCAACTCTTTGAGTTTTGCCTTTAACGACTTAAGCTCGTCGTTGCCGTAACTTAGATGTTGCTCCTCACGAGAAAAAAGCTTTTCTGCGTCCTTGACGGAGGCAGCGGCCTCCTCGACCTTTCTttcattggctgcaactgCATTCTCATACAGATCCTCCTTCTGCTTGAGAAACGCAttcaactcctcaaaaACCGACTCTTGAGAGAGTTTGTAGTCCCTCTCGAGCTCTCCCAAAAGCTCTTGTAGCTGCTGCTTGCGCTCCTCATACGCCTGCTTTTTACTAAACAAAATACCCTCGTCACGAGTCAACACAGAAAGCGACTCTTGCTGTGCCAGTTGCTGCGCATCAAGGTCTACtaaaagaagctctttttcctccaCGGCCTCGCttctctgctgctggaTCTGCGAAAAGTTCGCCAACTGATGCCGTAGTTCATCGTCGGAATCCCGCAAAAGCTCAATCGACAGTCGCAACCGCTTGAAGTTTGTTTCTGTGGTCTCATAGACCATCTTGAGCCTTTCGTGCTCAGAAAGCGTTTTCTGGAACAGTTGGTTGGAATGGAACAAATCGTCGGCTTGTTTCTCCAACGCCTCGATCTCCATGTTCAACTCGGCTATCTCCCCGTTGAGCTGCTCCACTTTGCGCTGGCTCTCTGCCActttctccttgatttttcCTGCTCTTCTCTTATCCAAGTTTGCGTGCTGCACGCTTtgctccaaaagcttgataTCGGTGCTCATTTCCTTGTTGATAATCTTCAAGTTATCCAAAACCTTCGTGAATTTTGACGCCTCgaaaatctcatcaaacCGTTTCTTCAACACACTTGCTTCGCTCAAGGGCCACAAACTGTCTTCCTGGTGACAGAAAATCACATATTCTAGCACTGCTTTCGAGGCACCCAAGTATTGCGGAACTCGCGTGTCCAACTCAGCATTCTTCAGCGAAATTGACGTTTTTCGTCCATTTGAATGGACAGCAAGCTGCCCTTCTAGAGTCTTGAACGTATTTGTTGCCGTAGCCAGTCTCCCTGTTCTCTTTCTGGTCAACTGCATATTCCTCGTCACTGTCATCAGCTTCTTGTCGACAGATATGAAACCCAATTTGATTTCTGCGTTCACTATCAGCCTATCAGCAACTGCAGGATCGTTGACAAACGCTCCACCTTTGGAATTGGGCGGTAAATCTCCTGTGGTAGCATATTTGAGACACTCTATGATGGTGGTTTTTCCACATCCGTTCTGGCCACATATAAGCGTTAAAGGTGTACCAAACTGGATGATCTCGTTGTCCTTTGGAGAGAAGGATCTGACACCCAGAATGGAGAGCTTGTAGAGGCTGGACATTGGGAATTGGGGAGGTGAAGGTAGTAGGAAGTAAGTGGGAAGAAGCTGGAGATCCAATCTGTGTGCACTACTATCAAGAGATTCATAGTAGCCTTACTATACAACTACACTGGCAATTCCCTACTAGTTCCTAATACACTATTCATTCAATATCGTACATGCAAGTACCCTTGGGGCCTGCCTTCTGGGTAGGTTGTCACATTAAAAATTTGGTCGTTAACATTCGTAAAATTTATCATCGTTTCATCGCTCTAGTAGCCTTCGTGTTGTGGGACGCCTGACGCAGGCATGAGCAGCAGCCCTTGTTGGTTTAACGGAAGGTGTGCTTGTCCGTTGCCTGTTGTTGTAGCTGGGGTAATACCTAGCTGCTGCGGGCTCAGCTGGATGCTCAGCTCGGCAGACACACCCTCTTCTCCTGGCGGTTTCCCGCCTCGACCACGCCCACGAATCCCTTTATTCAGGTTCTTGTAGAGCTTGCGGAAGTAGTTGGgaagctctttttcctcttctgGTAGACGTTCAAGGGCGTCGCCACTAAGTTCAGCCAAAGTTTGCGTGAGTCGGTTCAACGTGGGCAAATGGAACTTGTTCTGATGAGACTTCAAATTGCCTAGCTGAGTAAACGACTTGTCGCAATTATCTAGCTTGCACTCGTAtggcttctccttgttgtgGGTCAACATATGAGCAGCAAGATTACCCTTTCTGCTGAAAGAGCGATTACACACCTCGCAAGTAAACGGTTTCTCTCCAGTATGAAGCCTCATATGCGTTCTCAAGTTACCTCCTTGTGTAAACCGCTTCAAACAGTAGGAGCACTGGAACGGTTTATAGCCAATGTGGGAGCGAACGTGCACTTCAAGATGGGTCGACTGATTAAACGTCTTGAAACAATAAGGGCATTGTTGCGTTTTACCCTTccgtttcttcttccgtTCAGGCCCACcttgagcatcttcttccttgacagGCTTCTCAATGCCGCCCACCAAGTCTACTGTCAGCGGTATCACAGCATTTTTATCATGACTCGCGTTGGGCAGCGCCAAAATACTCCCGTCCTCTGCCTGTTTGATAGCACCGGTGTTGCCTttttctcttgcttgaaTTACAAGCATGAGCTGGTCAACTTTGGTAGCTCCGAGAAGAGGTCTACCATCTTCAGCACGCGCAATCTGCTGAGCAGGCAACAAGTTGCccttttgttgttgttgttgctgctgctgctgcaaaGAGTATGGATCTCGATGTTCCATTCCATAAGAGTAATTCTTGTTTCCAGGAGATAATTGTGAAGGATTCTTGAACATCTGAGGCAGGTAGGCGT
This DNA window, taken from Candidozyma auris chromosome 7, complete sequence, encodes the following:
- the RAD50 gene encoding MRX complex DNA-binding subunit — encoded protein: MSSLYKLSISGVRSFSPKDNEIIQFGTPLTLICGQNGCGKTTIIECLKYATTGDLPPNSKGGAFVNDPAVADRSIVNAEIKLGFISVDKKSMTVTRNMQLTRKRTGRSATATNTFKTLEGQLAVHSNGRKTSISSKNAELDTRVPQYLGASKAVLEYVIFCHQEDSLWPLSEASVLKKRFDEIFEASKFTKVLDNLKIINKEMSTDIKLLEQSVQHANLDKRRAGKIKEKVAESQRKVEQLNGEIAELNMEIEALEKQADDLFHSNQSFQKTLSEHERLKMVYETTETNFKRLRSSIELLRDSDDELRHQLANFSQIQQQRSEAVEEKELLLVDLDAQQSAQQESLSVLTRDEGILFSKKQAYEERKQQLQELLGELERDYKLSQESVFEELNAFLKQKEDSYENAVAANERKVEEAAASVKDAEKLFSREEQHLSYGNDELKSLKAKLKELNAKASASSATEDNITIENAELESLRKKLERKKNDDNSIALSETIERDTERHNALEHELDNLMRKLTNANKQADLLSKLDLLKDSLSVKEEVHAKNIKQNESAFEKVTGKKLDGDFEKSLQETMAETQAEVTEKTTKLNSLKSQMDKLRANEESDAASLSKQEKSLATHTSNILNIIEKDEIPQYEELVKETEEDFNTATYNLNTFDVTKSFKVKAIEIAKQSKCCTLCNRGFSSDELDTFINEVQQNLNTVTASKLQEDVDTTKKDLDSMNAIRYDVLQYRSLISEVSSCKEQVQKKRAALSEIQQEHDKLEESLDVLRTALDEAAILKQPISNIARLKDEIAHIRKQIDEVEQELDSDGGSAMSMAELQKSQQEKSFELKKLRQSIASAKDERDVKQKDLARLESQIKDKELRISNLKNSMNELVTLKRSVTETEEKISALEDKQKTVQKNLKEYERRLHDTTTACNQLKDRCQQEESSMLEELQKIRHKEAQLSDLKQQISSFEVEDLPKVEHNAAKMKEVRQQIQAFAQQRKTLEKETSTLKDAVNDAVKTRRNIEDNLQYRSTERELDAIREQIDQLDVSNAEVEKENYQAASKNLRDKIAELNGQHFGKAGEVKQINDQIQQLQKELNSEFKDVEKMYHKEWIRLQTNMLVSKDLQTYSSALDNAIMKYHSMKMDQINKILRELWNQTYKGTDIDRIEIKCDVNTSGRGRSYNYRVVMYKKSSELDMRGRCSAGQKVLTSILIRLALAECFGTNCGMIALDEPTTNLDTENAESLATALNTIIDVRKSQKNFQLIVITHDEKFLSHINGGSYIDNFYRIERDENQYSVIKSLPIHLMQDE